One segment of Alistipes finegoldii DSM 17242 DNA contains the following:
- a CDS encoding FprA family A-type flavoprotein: MNITEILPGIHYVGVNDRTTTRFEGLWSLPHGVSYNAYLVADEKVALIDTVEEAFGSRLFENIRETIGDRPIDYLVVNHMEPDHSSSIRALRLLYPDIRIVGNAKTLQMIQGFYGIDTGTLEVKEGDTISLGAKTLSFYMAPMVHWPETMVTWCAEAGTLFSGDAFGTFGAIDGGITDSQLDPSRYWDEMRRYYACIVGKYGGPVQKALAKVRGLNPTTICSTHGPVWQRQIPQVMDIYDRLSRYEGEPGVVLAYGSMYGNTEQMAERIARELASRGVGPIVMYNLSFADESVVLRDVFRYDTLIVGAPTYNGGIYPPAARLLDLIAARCVPQRNFGWFGSFCWAGAAVRGMGEFAQRMKWEPICDPVEMKQGFSSGCHDFCSRFADGVAERFRR, translated from the coding sequence GACAACCCGTTTCGAAGGCCTCTGGTCGCTTCCCCACGGAGTTTCATACAACGCATATCTGGTCGCAGACGAGAAGGTCGCCCTGATCGACACCGTCGAAGAGGCTTTCGGAAGCCGTTTGTTCGAAAATATCCGCGAGACGATCGGCGACCGCCCGATCGACTACCTCGTGGTCAATCACATGGAGCCGGACCACTCGTCGTCCATCCGCGCCCTGCGCCTGCTCTACCCCGACATCCGGATCGTCGGCAATGCCAAGACGCTGCAAATGATCCAAGGCTTCTACGGCATCGACACCGGGACGCTCGAAGTCAAGGAGGGCGACACGATTTCGCTCGGCGCGAAGACGCTCTCGTTCTACATGGCGCCGATGGTACACTGGCCCGAAACGATGGTCACGTGGTGCGCCGAAGCCGGGACGCTCTTCTCTGGCGACGCTTTCGGCACGTTCGGGGCTATCGACGGCGGCATCACCGATTCGCAGCTCGACCCGTCGCGCTACTGGGACGAGATGCGCCGCTACTACGCCTGCATCGTGGGCAAATACGGCGGCCCCGTGCAGAAAGCGCTGGCAAAGGTCCGCGGACTGAACCCCACGACCATCTGTTCGACCCACGGTCCCGTATGGCAGCGGCAGATTCCGCAGGTAATGGATATTTACGACCGTCTGAGCCGCTACGAGGGAGAACCCGGCGTAGTGCTCGCCTACGGTTCGATGTACGGCAACACGGAGCAGATGGCCGAACGCATCGCCCGCGAGCTTGCGAGCCGGGGCGTCGGCCCGATCGTCATGTACAACCTTTCGTTCGCCGACGAATCGGTCGTGCTGCGCGACGTGTTCCGCTACGACACGCTGATCGTCGGCGCGCCGACCTACAACGGAGGCATCTACCCGCCCGCGGCGCGCCTGCTCGACCTGATCGCCGCTCGCTGCGTCCCGCAGCGCAACTTCGGGTGGTTCGGATCGTTCTGCTGGGCCGGGGCCGCCGTGCGCGGCATGGGCGAATTCGCGCAGCGCATGAAGTGGGAGCCGATCTGCGATCCCGTGGAGATGAAGCAGGGCTTCTCGTCCGGCTGCCACGACTTCTGCAGCCGGTTCGCCGACGGCGTCGCCGAGCGCTTCCGCCGCTGA
- a CDS encoding UDP-glucose dehydrogenase family protein, with protein sequence MKIAVVGTGYVGLVSGACFAEMGLDITCVDIDKKKIDGLNNGVIPIYEPGLEEVVRRNVEEGRLHFTTELTDCLDNVEVVFSAVGTPPDEDGSADLKYVLKVARTFGRNIKKYTVLVTKSTVPVGTAQKVKAVIREELARRKCKVPFDVASNPEFLKEGAAVKDFMSPDRVVVGVESERARKLMTKLYRPFLINNFRVLFMDIPSAEMTKYAANAMLATRISFMNEIANLCDLVGADVEMVRKGIGSDARIGSKFLYPGCGYGGSCFPKDVKALAHTAHEHGYTMQVIEAVERVNERQKSIVFDKLQLALGDLRGKTVAVWGLAFKPETDDIREAPALVVIDRLLEAGATVRAYDPVAANESRRRLGEERVYHAASMYEAAEGADAVALITEWKQFRMPDWTLLRSAMRDNIIVDGRNILDKEEALNAGFRYYGIGK encoded by the coding sequence ATGAAAATCGCAGTCGTAGGAACGGGGTACGTCGGTCTGGTTTCGGGGGCTTGTTTCGCCGAAATGGGCCTCGACATCACGTGCGTCGATATAGACAAAAAGAAGATCGACGGGCTGAACAACGGCGTCATCCCGATCTATGAACCGGGGCTGGAAGAGGTCGTCCGGCGCAATGTCGAAGAGGGCCGTCTGCACTTCACGACCGAACTCACGGATTGTCTTGACAACGTGGAGGTGGTCTTCTCGGCCGTAGGCACGCCGCCCGACGAGGACGGCTCGGCCGACCTGAAATACGTGCTGAAAGTGGCCCGCACGTTCGGGCGGAATATCAAGAAATATACGGTGCTGGTGACCAAAAGCACCGTTCCGGTAGGTACTGCGCAGAAAGTCAAGGCCGTAATCCGCGAAGAGCTTGCCCGGCGGAAGTGCAAGGTGCCGTTCGACGTCGCTTCGAACCCCGAATTTCTGAAGGAGGGCGCGGCTGTCAAGGACTTCATGTCGCCCGACCGCGTGGTCGTGGGCGTCGAAAGCGAACGGGCGCGCAAGCTGATGACCAAGCTCTACCGGCCGTTCCTGATCAACAATTTCCGCGTGCTGTTCATGGACATTCCCTCGGCCGAGATGACCAAATACGCCGCCAACGCCATGCTGGCGACGCGAATTTCGTTCATGAACGAGATCGCCAACCTGTGCGATCTGGTAGGCGCCGACGTCGAGATGGTCCGCAAAGGAATCGGTTCCGACGCCCGCATCGGCAGCAAATTCCTCTATCCGGGCTGCGGTTACGGCGGCTCGTGCTTTCCGAAGGACGTGAAGGCGCTGGCCCACACGGCACACGAACACGGCTACACGATGCAGGTGATCGAAGCCGTGGAGCGGGTCAACGAACGCCAGAAGTCGATCGTTTTCGACAAATTGCAGCTGGCGCTGGGCGACCTGCGCGGCAAGACCGTAGCCGTCTGGGGACTCGCCTTCAAACCCGAAACGGACGACATACGCGAAGCACCGGCATTGGTCGTGATCGACCGGCTGCTCGAAGCGGGAGCGACGGTCCGCGCATACGATCCGGTCGCAGCCAACGAATCCCGCCGCAGGCTCGGCGAAGAGCGCGTTTATCATGCCGCGTCGATGTACGAAGCCGCCGAAGGAGCCGACGCCGTCGCGCTGATCACCGAGTGGAAGCAGTTCCGCATGCCCGACTGGACGCTCCTGCGTTCGGCCATGCGCGACAACATCATCGTGGACGGCCGCAATATCCTCGACAAGGAGGAGGCGCTGAACGCCGGATTCCGCTATTACGGCATCGGGAAATAA
- a CDS encoding YhcH/YjgK/YiaL family protein: MIFDSLKNSALYYSLNPRLEKAFGFIASTDWVKMESGIHELDGKDIYVNVMDTELKKPADAKLEIHNAYLDIQVLVRGERETFGWSERAVLSKPLGGFDAEKDIQLFDDEPQTCYTIRPGQFTILMPEDGHAPMVGEGSIRKIIVKVRM, from the coding sequence ATGATTTTCGACTCTTTGAAAAACAGCGCGCTCTATTATTCGTTGAATCCGCGTCTGGAAAAAGCTTTCGGTTTCATCGCCTCGACCGACTGGGTGAAGATGGAATCCGGTATCCACGAACTCGACGGCAAGGATATTTATGTGAATGTCATGGATACCGAATTGAAGAAGCCCGCCGACGCCAAGCTGGAAATCCACAACGCCTATCTCGACATTCAGGTGCTTGTCCGCGGCGAGCGCGAGACCTTCGGCTGGAGCGAACGTGCCGTCCTGAGCAAACCGCTGGGCGGGTTCGATGCCGAGAAGGATATTCAGCTCTTCGACGACGAGCCGCAGACCTGCTACACGATCCGTCCCGGTCAGTTTACGATCCTCATGCCTGAGGACGGCCATGCGCCGATGGTGGGCGAGGGAAGCATACGCAAGATCATCGTCAAGGTCCGCATGTAG
- a CDS encoding endonuclease/exonuclease/phosphatase family protein — MSETYYSGYDSDRGRKPRRSLLLRLLDLLMTLLTAVTAVTMVVTFFVPYVDPGRVWFFPVLGLAAPAVYVVTVVLALYWIIRWRLVRAGIMVALVVVGLFKVSLFYRPEFRRNYGDERYDRRAFKVMTYNVRGFYGENGLSSVGDVLQLIGDHNPDIICLQEFNARLAGQSDEFALLDEKYESAVFGRTQAPDSLYGAPLVILSKYRILRSGVVLTPGTSVWADLLIGDDTIRVFNNHLRSTAIKAADNDYLTSRGFLSDTAREDKLRSMAGRFRENSVLRAAQVDSIAVVVEAWRSRCIVCGDFNDTPMSYVYRTMAKGLNDAFSQCGSGYSHTFRGFFNTLRIDYVLSSEGFDALSYEVPTVDYSDHHPVVVRLRKNAMNN; from the coding sequence ATGTCCGAGACCTATTACAGCGGTTATGACAGCGACCGCGGCCGTAAGCCGCGGCGCAGTCTGTTGCTGCGGCTGCTCGATCTGCTGATGACGCTCCTGACGGCCGTAACGGCCGTTACGATGGTCGTCACCTTTTTCGTCCCCTACGTCGATCCGGGCCGGGTGTGGTTCTTCCCCGTGCTGGGGCTGGCCGCACCGGCGGTCTATGTCGTCACGGTTGTGCTGGCGCTCTATTGGATCATCCGCTGGCGGCTGGTGCGGGCCGGAATCATGGTCGCGCTGGTGGTCGTCGGGCTTTTCAAGGTGTCGCTTTTCTACAGACCTGAGTTCCGCCGTAATTACGGCGACGAGAGGTACGACCGCCGCGCCTTCAAGGTGATGACCTATAACGTGCGGGGATTCTACGGCGAGAACGGACTCAGCAGCGTGGGAGACGTGCTGCAGTTGATCGGCGACCATAATCCCGATATCATCTGCCTGCAGGAGTTCAACGCGCGGCTGGCCGGGCAGTCCGACGAGTTCGCATTGCTGGACGAGAAGTACGAAAGCGCTGTTTTCGGACGTACGCAGGCGCCCGATTCGCTTTACGGCGCGCCGCTGGTGATCCTGAGCAAATACCGCATCCTGCGCTCCGGCGTCGTACTGACCCCCGGCACCTCGGTCTGGGCCGATCTGCTGATCGGCGACGATACGATCCGGGTGTTCAACAACCACCTGCGTTCGACGGCGATCAAGGCGGCCGACAACGACTACCTCACCAGCCGCGGATTTCTCTCCGATACGGCGCGCGAGGACAAACTGCGGAGCATGGCGGGCCGTTTCCGCGAGAACAGCGTGCTGCGTGCCGCGCAGGTGGACAGCATCGCGGTGGTGGTGGAGGCGTGGCGTTCGCGGTGCATCGTCTGCGGCGACTTCAACGATACGCCCATGTCGTACGTTTACCGCACCATGGCCAAGGGACTGAACGACGCTTTCAGCCAGTGCGGTTCGGGCTATTCGCATACGTTCCGCGGATTTTTCAATACCCTGCGGATCGACTACGTGCTCAGCTCGGAGGGGTTCGATGCGCTTTCGTACGAGGTGCCCACGGTCGATTACTCGGACCACCATCCCGTCGTCGTCCGGCTGCGGAAAAATGCAATGAACAACTAA